A genomic stretch from Empedobacter stercoris includes:
- the aceA gene encoding isocitrate lyase, whose translation MSNQERIQKIQQDWATNPRWKDVTRPYTAEDVIRLRGSLDIDYTLATMGAKKLWEGLNTKPFMAGLGALNGNQAIQEVQAGLDAIYLSGWQVAADANLSAEMYPDQSLYPANSVPMVVKRINNALRRRDEIQSVTEQGNIDYMVPIVADAEAGFGGNLNAYELMKQMIEAGAAGVHFEDQLSSAKKCGHLGGKVLVPTQEAINKLVAARLAADVCGTPTLLVARTDAEAANLITSDIDERDQRFILTGSRTSEGFYKVKNGLEQGIDRGLSYAAYADLIWMETSNPDLGMAREFAQAIREKYPNQLLAYNCSPSFNWAKHLTEAQMETFREDLAEMGYKFQFITLAGFHAMNTSMFELSRAYKAKGMAGYSQLQEREFALQEEGFAAVKHQSFVGTQYFDYVQNTVQQGISSTTAMAESTETAQF comes from the coding sequence ATGAGCAATCAAGAAAGAATTCAGAAAATTCAGCAAGATTGGGCTACCAATCCACGTTGGAAAGACGTTACTCGTCCTTATACGGCAGAAGATGTTATTCGCCTGAGAGGTTCTTTGGACATCGATTACACTTTAGCAACTATGGGAGCTAAAAAGCTATGGGAAGGTTTAAACACTAAACCGTTTATGGCTGGACTTGGCGCTTTGAACGGTAATCAGGCAATACAGGAAGTTCAAGCTGGCTTAGATGCAATTTATCTATCAGGATGGCAAGTAGCAGCAGATGCAAATCTTTCTGCTGAAATGTATCCAGATCAATCGCTTTATCCAGCTAATTCTGTACCGATGGTTGTAAAACGTATCAACAATGCTTTACGTCGTCGCGATGAAATTCAGTCCGTAACCGAACAAGGAAACATTGATTATATGGTTCCAATTGTTGCAGATGCAGAAGCTGGTTTTGGTGGAAATTTAAATGCTTACGAATTAATGAAGCAAATGATTGAAGCTGGAGCAGCAGGCGTACATTTTGAAGATCAATTGTCTTCTGCAAAGAAATGTGGGCATTTGGGCGGAAAAGTTTTAGTTCCTACCCAAGAAGCAATTAACAAATTAGTTGCTGCACGTTTAGCAGCTGATGTTTGCGGAACGCCAACTTTATTAGTTGCAAGAACAGATGCGGAAGCAGCTAATTTAATTACATCTGACATTGACGAAAGAGATCAACGTTTTATACTTACAGGAAGTCGAACTTCTGAAGGATTTTATAAAGTAAAAAATGGTTTAGAACAAGGAATTGATCGCGGATTAAGTTATGCAGCATACGCTGATTTGATTTGGATGGAAACATCAAATCCAGATTTGGGAATGGCAAGAGAATTTGCTCAAGCAATTCGAGAAAAATATCCTAATCAATTATTAGCTTACAACTGTTCGCCATCATTCAATTGGGCTAAACATTTGACAGAAGCTCAAATGGAGACGTTCCGTGAAGATTTAGCTGAAATGGGATATAAATTCCAATTCATCACATTAGCAGGATTCCATGCCATGAACACATCAATGTTCGAACTTTCAAGAGCTTATAAAGCAAAAGGAATGGCTGGATACTCGCAATTACAAGAACGAGAATTTGCGTTACAAGAAGAAGGTTTTGCAGCCGTAAAACATCAATCTTTTGTTGGAACTCAATATTTCGATTACGTACAAAATACCGTGCAACAAGGTATTTCGTCTACTACGGCTATGGCCGAAAGTACGGAAACCGCACAATTCTAA
- the aceB gene encoding malate synthase A produces MTKTKITTKTQKMDTITSELKLSHKVLDSYPDILTNEAVTFLTALHKKFNDRRLELLAERSERQIFFDLGNFPSFLSETKDIRNSDWTAAPIPEDLQDRRVEITGPVDRKMVINALNSDAKTFMADFEDSNSPTWDNNLQGQQNLKDAINGTISFESKGKMYQLNNKTAVLMVRPRGLHLNEKHVVINKQKISGSLFDFGLYFFHNAHTLLSKQSGPYFYLPKLEHHAEAAWWNDVFVFAQDYLGLKQGTVKATVLIETITAAFQLDEIIYALKDHIAGLNCGRWDYIFSYIKKFKKHPNFIVPDRSQVTMTSPFMAAYSQAVIQRCHKRNIHAIGGMAAQIPIKNNEEANQAAFDKVKNDKLREVKNGHDGTWVAHPALVEIARNVFDEYMPQANQIDNKREDVLTTAEALLELPKGTVTEQGIRENINVGILYLESWLAGRGAAALYNLMEDAATAEISRTQVWQWLRQHITLEDGCEFNCDKYKKLRAEEVQKIKELVGEENYKNGKYELAIQIFDELVLSHKFTEFLTLEAYKYI; encoded by the coding sequence ATGACCAAAACCAAAATTACAACAAAAACACAAAAAATGGATACTATTACAAGTGAATTAAAATTATCGCACAAAGTGCTGGATAGTTATCCAGACATTTTGACAAATGAAGCTGTTACATTTTTGACAGCTTTACACAAAAAATTTAACGATAGACGATTAGAACTATTGGCTGAAAGAAGCGAAAGACAAATCTTTTTTGATTTAGGAAATTTCCCATCTTTTCTTTCAGAAACAAAGGATATCAGAAATAGCGATTGGACAGCCGCTCCTATTCCTGAAGATTTACAAGATCGTCGCGTTGAAATAACTGGTCCGGTTGACCGTAAAATGGTAATTAACGCCTTAAATTCTGATGCTAAAACCTTTATGGCTGATTTTGAAGATAGTAATTCTCCTACATGGGATAATAACCTTCAAGGACAACAAAATTTAAAAGATGCAATAAATGGTACAATTTCTTTCGAATCGAAAGGAAAAATGTATCAGTTAAATAATAAAACGGCAGTTTTAATGGTTCGTCCAAGAGGACTGCACCTTAATGAGAAACATGTTGTAATCAACAAGCAAAAAATATCAGGCTCACTATTTGACTTTGGTTTATATTTTTTCCATAATGCACACACGTTACTTTCCAAGCAAAGTGGGCCTTATTTCTATCTTCCTAAATTAGAACATCATGCTGAAGCCGCATGGTGGAATGATGTTTTTGTATTTGCACAAGATTATTTAGGATTAAAACAAGGAACAGTTAAAGCAACTGTATTAATTGAAACGATTACAGCAGCATTTCAGTTAGATGAAATTATTTATGCGTTAAAAGATCATATCGCAGGACTAAATTGTGGTCGTTGGGATTATATTTTTTCTTATATCAAAAAATTCAAAAAACATCCAAACTTTATTGTTCCAGATCGATCGCAAGTTACCATGACTTCTCCTTTTATGGCTGCTTACTCGCAGGCTGTAATTCAACGTTGTCATAAACGAAATATACATGCAATTGGAGGGATGGCTGCTCAAATTCCGATTAAAAATAATGAGGAAGCAAATCAAGCAGCATTCGATAAAGTAAAAAATGATAAACTGCGAGAGGTTAAAAATGGTCATGATGGAACATGGGTTGCACATCCTGCATTAGTAGAAATTGCACGAAATGTTTTTGATGAATATATGCCTCAAGCAAACCAGATTGATAACAAACGTGAAGACGTTTTAACTACTGCCGAAGCATTGTTAGAACTTCCTAAAGGAACAGTTACTGAACAAGGTATTAGAGAAAATATCAATGTTGGCATTTTATACCTTGAGAGTTGGTTAGCTGGTCGTGGAGCGGCTGCATTATACAACCTAATGGAAGATGCTGCGACTGCAGAAATATCACGTACACAGGTTTGGCAATGGTTACGTCAACACATCACGTTAGAAGACGGATGCGAATTTAATTGTGATAAATATAAAAAATTAAGAGCCGAAGAGGTTCAAAAAATAAAAGAATTAGTTGGAGAAGAAAACTACAAAAACGGAAAATATGAATTAGCAATTCAGATTTTTGACGAATTAGTTTTATCTCACAAGTTTACAGAATTTTTAACATTAGAAGCCTATAAGTATATCTAA
- a CDS encoding helix-turn-helix domain-containing protein has translation MQEEYIKLIFGLKLKQVRTAKDLSLFKLSKLTGLSKSYLNEIEKGKKYPKTDKIVLLAEALEIPYDEIVSLKLDKNLAPVAEILQSNLLQEIPLELFGIEERDLIEIISNAPMKVNAFISTLIEIGNNYNLTRESFFLASLRSFQEANDNYFPDIEKAAKSFLQEYLVDYDGFVSNDTMEEILKEEFNYTIVYEDFDHFEGKDLAKLRSIYIKDKKLLYINSISDNDQKRFILAKELGYNYLDLKERLYTFSWASFDNFDQLLNNFYASYFAGALLLPEDKLLADMKDLFAVEHHDLSKFQEILGKYTESPETVYQRMTNLLPKHFNIRDLFFLRLSTKAGSNSFKLTKELHLNQQQSPQANETDEHYCRRWVSLNVLKELENNPEDQHTISAQISLYPFNNNQKYYVISSATKDPFNPSYLRSVTIGVLYKSAQRKIKFMNDPSIPVKEVAVTCENCGMKDCAERAAGPIRFEKDIRNKRLNVTINDFIKKQSK, from the coding sequence ATGCAAGAAGAATACATTAAATTAATTTTTGGATTAAAATTAAAGCAAGTTAGAACTGCTAAAGATTTGTCATTGTTTAAGTTATCTAAGTTAACAGGGCTTTCAAAATCTTATTTAAATGAGATCGAAAAAGGTAAAAAATATCCGAAAACTGATAAAATAGTATTGCTTGCAGAGGCTTTGGAAATACCTTACGATGAGATAGTTTCATTAAAATTAGATAAAAATTTAGCGCCAGTTGCTGAAATTTTACAATCTAATTTGTTACAAGAAATACCATTAGAGTTGTTTGGTATAGAAGAAAGAGACTTAATTGAGATCATTTCGAATGCACCTATGAAGGTGAATGCATTTATATCAACCTTGATCGAAATAGGGAATAATTATAATTTGACACGAGAAAGTTTTTTCTTAGCTTCTTTGCGTTCTTTTCAGGAAGCAAACGACAATTATTTTCCAGATATAGAAAAAGCTGCAAAAAGTTTTTTACAAGAATATTTAGTTGATTATGATGGTTTTGTATCGAATGATACCATGGAAGAAATTCTAAAAGAAGAGTTTAATTATACAATTGTTTATGAAGATTTTGACCATTTTGAAGGAAAAGATTTAGCTAAACTCCGTTCGATTTATATCAAGGATAAAAAATTATTGTATATCAATTCGATTTCGGATAACGATCAGAAACGATTTATTTTAGCAAAAGAATTAGGGTATAATTATTTAGATTTAAAGGAGCGTTTGTATACTTTTTCTTGGGCTAGTTTTGACAATTTTGATCAATTGTTGAATAATTTTTATGCTTCTTATTTTGCGGGAGCGTTATTGTTACCTGAAGATAAACTGTTGGCGGATATGAAAGATCTATTTGCTGTGGAGCACCATGATTTGTCTAAATTTCAAGAAATTTTAGGGAAATATACCGAATCACCAGAAACTGTATATCAACGAATGACTAATTTATTACCGAAGCATTTTAATATTCGCGATTTATTCTTTTTGCGATTATCAACTAAAGCGGGTTCTAATTCGTTTAAATTAACCAAAGAATTACATCTTAATCAACAACAATCGCCTCAAGCAAATGAAACAGATGAACATTATTGTCGACGTTGGGTTTCGTTGAATGTGTTGAAAGAATTAGAAAATAATCCAGAAGATCAGCATACAATTTCTGCTCAGATTTCGTTGTATCCATTCAATAATAATCAAAAATATTATGTAATTTCTTCAGCGACAAAAGATCCATTTAATCCAAGTTATTTACGAAGTGTAACGATAGGTGTTTTATATAAATCGGCTCAACGTAAAATTAAATTTATGAACGATCCTTCTATTCCAGTAAAAGAAGTGGCGGTAACGTGTGAGAACTGTGGAATGAAAGATTGTGCTGAAAGAGCTGCTGGACCAATTCGTTTTGAAAAAGATATTCGTAACAAACGTTTAAATGTTACCATTAATGATTTTATAAAAAAACAAAGTAAATAA
- a CDS encoding ABC-F family ATP-binding cassette domain-containing protein has product MNFLTVENLTKSYGIRTLFKDVNFHVNEGDQIAFVAKNGSGKSTLLKILAGLETADSGEVRPNKGVKILMLDQSDDFDENLKGEEYIFNHSNEVLDVVRQYENMIENDPTNPELVDLMGKMDVLDAWKVEPTIKEILSKLKIDFLGQKIGKLSGGQRKRISLAKFLIDLSFETGYVLLILDEPTNHLDIEMVEWLEYFLNKENKTLILVTHDRYFLDAICTKILEMEDKTLYVHSGNYETYITNKALRIENQNATIDKAKNLYRKEIEWMRRQPQARTTKSKSRIDAFYDTEKVAKHKIVDQKVKLEMVMTRLGQKIIEMEHVSKAFGQKKILDDFSYIFARGGKIGLVGKNGVGKTTFLKMLEGIEPADSGVIERGDTLNIGHFKQDGIDFKQDERVIEFVKDIADFFPLANGKEMRAEQFLEMFLFTPEQQHTHISKLSGGEKKRLQLLAILYKNPNFLILDEPTNDLDLPTLTVLESFLEDYQGCLLVVSHDRYFMDKVVDELMIFEGEGKVSRYMGTYTEYHIENKNKPEIDDNKSEKVIATQDKIESKEKIKETKPRKLSFKEQRELEEINKSLPILEVKKEELTNLLSDPNLSYDKIATIGDELQKIVDEIEEKEFRWLELSE; this is encoded by the coding sequence ATGAATTTTCTTACAGTTGAAAATCTAACCAAATCATACGGAATCCGAACACTATTTAAAGATGTTAATTTTCATGTCAACGAAGGAGACCAAATCGCATTCGTAGCCAAAAATGGAAGTGGAAAATCTACTTTACTTAAAATTTTAGCTGGATTAGAAACAGCCGATTCTGGTGAAGTTCGCCCAAACAAAGGGGTCAAAATTTTAATGTTAGACCAAAGTGATGATTTCGACGAAAATTTAAAAGGTGAAGAATATATTTTTAATCATTCGAATGAAGTATTAGATGTTGTTCGTCAATATGAAAACATGATTGAGAATGACCCAACAAATCCAGAATTAGTTGATTTAATGGGAAAAATGGATGTCTTAGATGCGTGGAAAGTCGAACCGACAATCAAAGAAATTTTATCAAAATTGAAGATTGATTTCTTGGGTCAAAAAATTGGAAAGCTTTCTGGTGGTCAACGTAAACGTATTTCTTTAGCAAAGTTTTTGATTGATTTGAGTTTCGAAACAGGATATGTTCTTCTAATTTTAGATGAGCCTACCAACCACTTGGATATCGAAATGGTAGAATGGTTAGAATATTTCTTAAACAAAGAAAACAAAACCTTGATTCTTGTTACACACGACCGTTATTTCTTAGATGCTATATGTACCAAAATTTTAGAAATGGAGGACAAAACATTGTATGTACATTCAGGAAATTACGAAACTTATATTACAAACAAAGCATTGCGTATCGAAAATCAGAACGCAACAATTGATAAAGCAAAAAATCTTTACCGCAAAGAAATTGAATGGATGCGTCGTCAGCCACAAGCGCGAACAACAAAATCTAAATCTCGTATTGATGCTTTTTATGATACAGAAAAAGTTGCCAAACATAAAATTGTCGATCAAAAAGTAAAATTAGAGATGGTCATGACGCGCTTAGGTCAAAAAATCATCGAGATGGAACATGTTTCGAAAGCATTTGGTCAAAAGAAAATTTTAGATGATTTCTCGTATATTTTTGCACGTGGTGGAAAAATCGGCTTAGTCGGTAAAAATGGTGTAGGTAAAACTACTTTCTTGAAAATGCTTGAAGGAATTGAACCTGCTGATAGTGGCGTTATTGAACGTGGTGACACATTAAATATTGGACATTTTAAACAAGACGGAATCGACTTTAAACAAGATGAGCGTGTTATAGAATTTGTAAAAGATATTGCAGATTTCTTTCCTCTTGCAAATGGAAAGGAAATGCGTGCTGAACAATTCTTAGAAATGTTTTTATTTACGCCAGAACAACAACATACTCATATTTCTAAATTAAGTGGAGGAGAGAAAAAACGCCTTCAATTACTGGCTATTCTGTACAAAAATCCAAACTTCTTGATTTTGGATGAGCCTACAAATGATTTGGATTTACCGACATTAACTGTTTTAGAAAGTTTCTTAGAAGATTACCAAGGTTGTTTATTAGTCGTTTCCCATGACCGTTATTTTATGGATAAAGTGGTTGATGAATTAATGATTTTTGAAGGAGAAGGAAAGGTTTCTCGTTATATGGGAACATACACTGAATACCATATCGAGAATAAAAATAAACCTGAAATTGACGATAATAAAAGTGAAAAAGTAATCGCAACTCAAGATAAAATTGAATCTAAAGAAAAGATCAAAGAAACAAAACCTCGAAAGTTATCGTTCAAAGAACAACGAGAATTAGAAGAAATTAATAAATCTTTACCAATTCTTGAGGTTAAAAAGGAAGAATTAACAAATTTACTTTCAGATCCTAATTTAAGCTACGATAAAATTGCTACAATTGGAGATGAACTACAAAAAATTGTGGACGAAATTGAAGAAAAAGAATTTCGTTGGTTAGAATTAAGCGAATAA
- a CDS encoding ABC transporter permease translates to MKTIFHLIIREFKLFFKNPVLPILFLGAPIMYGVLIGNVYKKGNVTDLPIIVVDEDRTTTSQKIIQMLDENESVHVAEILASTFDSKNKALAIGAEIVVVIPRNFQSDVQQKKLPEITYFVNGSNTLTSNTAAIAVTTVLSTMKAGISIETARKQGVPEYIATQSYEPFKSTMIRQNIRSGNYLYFMLPGVLLTVLQQVLLLGLALSFASEFENKTFNTLISKSSNPFTLLFTKTFPYLIMSIFIFILYYCFGMFYDMKLETEFWPFFSSTLAFILAVCFMGFLVSILLPSQLKATEVLMVVATPSFILSGFTWPLSHMPKWIQTIADAIPLTHYLKIFRILFIEKGDPRLIQPHLNNLIIIGSICFVLSLALLIVKIRKAKQSIKQIETEKI, encoded by the coding sequence ATGAAAACAATTTTTCATTTAATTATACGAGAGTTCAAACTTTTCTTCAAGAATCCTGTTTTACCCATTTTATTCTTGGGTGCGCCTATCATGTATGGTGTTTTGATTGGAAATGTCTATAAAAAAGGAAATGTAACCGATTTGCCAATTATTGTCGTTGATGAAGATCGCACAACAACAAGTCAAAAAATTATTCAAATGTTAGATGAAAATGAATCGGTTCACGTAGCCGAAATTTTAGCATCTACATTCGACTCTAAAAATAAAGCATTAGCAATCGGAGCAGAAATAGTCGTTGTGATTCCTCGCAATTTTCAATCCGATGTACAACAAAAGAAATTGCCCGAAATTACATATTTCGTAAATGGATCAAATACTTTAACATCCAACACAGCTGCTATTGCTGTAACAACAGTATTATCTACTATGAAAGCTGGAATTTCAATTGAAACAGCTCGAAAACAAGGCGTACCAGAATATATAGCGACTCAAAGTTACGAACCATTCAAATCAACTATGATTCGACAAAATATACGCAGTGGAAACTACTTATATTTTATGCTTCCTGGTGTATTACTAACTGTATTGCAACAAGTTTTATTATTAGGATTAGCGCTTTCTTTTGCATCAGAATTTGAAAATAAAACATTCAACACCTTAATTTCAAAATCATCCAATCCATTTACACTATTATTTACCAAAACATTTCCATATCTAATCATGTCGATTTTCATTTTCATACTATACTATTGCTTTGGAATGTTTTATGACATGAAATTAGAAACAGAATTTTGGCCTTTCTTCTCTTCTACTCTTGCCTTTATTTTAGCTGTTTGTTTTATGGGATTTTTAGTCAGCATCTTACTTCCAAGCCAACTAAAAGCTACAGAAGTCTTGATGGTCGTGGCTACTCCAAGTTTCATTTTAAGTGGATTTACTTGGCCATTGAGTCACATGCCAAAATGGATACAAACAATTGCAGATGCCATTCCATTAACGCATTATCTCAAAATATTTCGTATTCTTTTTATCGAAAAAGGAGATCCAAGGTTAATTCAACCACATTTAAATAATCTAATTATTATAGGAAGTATTTGCTTTGTCTTATCTTTGGCTCTCTTAATCGTTAAAATAAGAAAAGCTAAACAGTCGATCAAGCAAATCGAAACAGAAAAGATTTAG
- a CDS encoding HlyD family secretion protein has protein sequence MKNTLYYIFALSGLILFSNCTSTDKENKSTEETVFQGKIERDQITVVTKIPGKIDQILVHEGDEVKKGQTLFVLQLPEVDAKKSQAEGAVNSAEAQYEMAKKGATDNQLKQLRAKVAGLKEQLDYAEKSNHRLKNMLRDSLVPQQSYDEVYAKYQGAKNQYLAAKAELADAENGARVEQQQMALGQRERALGALQEIDVAEAERYIKAPQNMTIETINLKIGELALAGYAIANGILEETTFFRFTIPENKISQLQKNQIVNLKIPYKNNLELKGKIVSIKALNSYANISTAYPDIDQQQSLYEVKVVPVDNKQAAQLLTKATVILDLNTK, from the coding sequence ATGAAAAATACCTTATACTATATTTTTGCATTAAGCGGACTAATACTTTTTTCGAATTGTACATCTACTGATAAAGAAAATAAATCAACCGAAGAAACTGTTTTTCAAGGAAAAATTGAACGTGATCAAATTACAGTTGTCACAAAAATACCAGGTAAAATAGATCAAATATTGGTTCACGAAGGCGATGAAGTAAAAAAAGGACAAACACTTTTTGTTTTACAATTACCAGAAGTTGATGCCAAAAAAAGTCAAGCCGAAGGTGCTGTAAATTCAGCTGAAGCGCAATATGAAATGGCAAAAAAAGGTGCGACAGATAATCAATTGAAACAATTACGTGCAAAAGTTGCTGGCTTGAAAGAGCAATTAGATTATGCTGAAAAATCGAATCATCGACTAAAAAATATGCTTCGTGATAGTCTTGTACCGCAACAAAGTTACGATGAAGTTTATGCAAAATATCAAGGTGCAAAAAATCAATATTTAGCCGCAAAAGCCGAATTAGCTGATGCCGAAAATGGAGCTCGTGTTGAGCAACAACAAATGGCTTTGGGACAAAGAGAACGTGCATTAGGTGCTTTGCAAGAGATTGATGTTGCAGAAGCAGAAAGATACATCAAAGCGCCACAAAATATGACAATCGAAACAATTAATCTAAAAATAGGAGAATTAGCATTGGCTGGTTATGCTATAGCGAACGGAATTCTGGAAGAAACTACATTTTTTAGATTTACCATTCCTGAAAATAAAATTAGTCAACTTCAGAAAAATCAAATTGTCAATTTAAAGATTCCTTATAAAAATAATTTAGAACTCAAAGGTAAAATTGTTTCGATAAAAGCGCTGAATTCCTATGCAAACATCTCGACTGCTTATCCAGATATTGATCAGCAACAATCCCTATATGAAGTAAAAGTAGTTCCTGTTGATAACAAACAAGCTGCTCAACTCTTGACAAAAGCAACTGTTATTTTGGATCTTAACACTAAATAA
- a CDS encoding TolC family protein produces the protein MPIHRYYSYFVLISSFSFGQQLIDPQLKLPVEKAIESSYNLKNKQLEVDKNNSKYDEIKGKQKPSLSAIALGSYLNSNGTIDIPTKSIDLISTELFAGNQRFNTSTGLFTIGINASQVIFSGLQIPNALNAIQEKSVALDYLKDAEKDVITKDILQTYDQLMLIQKVEELISNSAKRLDKEHLKVQKAIQNGLAIPYDREKIKLALLELEARQVEVNGSRQLLYKKLETLTHLSIEDLQQIEYELTPIHIISAEYTLENKKELKALEHSIKAYEFLYKKEKGSHLPQVFAFANTNYTSIFGSRFKLKDVGLLGDVNLKMNQFTLFPNILIGIGAKWELLDGGQHKNRLAQAKTDILINENKLKDSQEKLHLLLSKNKIDYETSTEKLKVNNQQNTIATNNLEIASRRFQEGLIDVTERLDAENDYYKANLGYYAQIIDQRSKTYELLQTSGELFNQISN, from the coding sequence ATGCCTATCCATCGATATTATAGTTATTTCGTTCTTATCTCTTCATTTTCTTTTGGTCAACAACTAATTGACCCTCAACTAAAACTACCTGTTGAAAAAGCAATTGAATCAAGTTACAATTTAAAAAATAAACAACTCGAAGTTGATAAAAACAACTCTAAATATGATGAAATAAAAGGTAAACAAAAACCAAGTTTGTCTGCAATTGCTTTGGGAAGTTATTTAAATTCGAACGGAACAATTGATATTCCTACAAAATCTATTGATCTTATTTCGACCGAATTATTTGCAGGAAATCAAAGATTTAATACCTCAACTGGATTATTTACAATTGGTATAAATGCATCTCAAGTCATTTTTTCAGGATTGCAAATACCAAATGCTTTAAACGCTATTCAAGAAAAAAGCGTAGCTTTAGATTACTTAAAAGATGCAGAAAAAGATGTCATAACAAAGGACATTTTACAAACTTATGATCAATTGATGTTGATACAAAAAGTAGAAGAATTGATTTCAAATTCTGCAAAACGTTTAGATAAAGAACATCTTAAAGTTCAGAAAGCAATTCAAAACGGTTTGGCAATACCATATGATCGTGAAAAAATAAAATTAGCATTGCTCGAGTTAGAGGCTCGACAAGTTGAAGTAAATGGAAGCCGACAATTACTTTACAAGAAATTAGAAACATTAACACATTTATCGATAGAAGATTTACAACAAATAGAGTATGAACTTACTCCTATCCATATAATTTCGGCTGAGTATACATTAGAAAATAAAAAAGAGTTGAAAGCGCTTGAACATTCAATAAAGGCTTACGAATTTTTGTACAAGAAAGAAAAAGGTTCTCATCTTCCACAAGTTTTCGCTTTCGCAAATACCAATTACACTTCTATTTTTGGAAGTCGTTTCAAGTTAAAAGATGTCGGTTTATTAGGCGATGTCAATCTAAAAATGAATCAATTTACATTATTCCCAAATATTTTGATTGGAATTGGTGCAAAATGGGAATTATTAGATGGTGGTCAACATAAAAATAGATTAGCGCAAGCTAAAACAGATATCTTAATTAATGAAAATAAATTGAAAGATTCGCAAGAAAAACTACACCTCTTATTAAGTAAAAATAAGATTGATTACGAAACTTCTACTGAAAAATTGAAAGTAAATAATCAACAAAATACCATTGCAACAAATAATTTAGAAATCGCTTCAAGACGATTTCAAGAAGGATTAATAGATGTTACCGAGCGTTTGGATGCTGAAAATGATTATTACAAAGCCAATCTGGGTTATTATGCTCAAATTATAGATCAACGCTCTAAAACCTATGAATTACTACAAACTTCTGGTGAATTATTTAATCAAATCTCAAATTAA